A genome region from Schaalia sp. 19OD2882 includes the following:
- the cas2 gene encoding CRISPR-associated endonuclease Cas2, whose translation MRDDVRRVLIAYDVPCDRRRNRVAKKLLKYGDRIQYSVFVVDAAPARVLRLRGELESIVDRSEDSILMCDLGLLSSVDETRFTYVGLTRTITPDGPLIA comes from the coding sequence ATGCGTGATGATGTCCGGCGAGTATTGATCGCATACGACGTCCCCTGCGACAGGCGTCGCAACCGAGTGGCGAAGAAACTCCTCAAGTACGGGGATCGGATCCAGTATTCGGTCTTCGTCGTTGACGCGGCGCCCGCTCGCGTTCTCCGCTTGCGGGGCGAACTCGAGAGCATTGTCGACCGATCCGAAGATTCCATCCTCATGTGCGACTTGGGACTTCTCTCTTCCGTGGACGAGACGCGCTTCACCTATGTTGGGTTGACGCGAACGATCACGCCCGATGGACCCTTGATCGCCTGA
- the cas1 gene encoding CRISPR-associated endonuclease Cas1, with the protein MPLNAGSVTHPLPSRYRRTTRGGSMADLAIADAIPISLVLHTVFCPRRAWLESVGERTDTMQMQAGASAHHRADNPRQSRSSEHRAVDIRSDRLGLSGRCDVVEGVEGGPLTLVEYKATPVRKRPVVTEANRVQLALQRLCLEEMGQKVAGMEVYFTGHRRRVEVELTVDDIAQAELAVTRTREVIASSSAPEPLVEDRRCDWCSHVSVCLPDERREHEVRRRVLASSPDAQIVHLLTPGSRASVRGGRLEVKKADETLMTVPMERVLGLVVHGNADVSSALLRELHWNNRSVVWCSWSGRVIGWSHGADSPNGLQRVQQHLASAQGRLDIAQQMVSAKIANQATLLRRNGDNAEGVATMRRLQRIALESESLTDLLGIEGEAAGIYFSAFDTMLGGRTAAFAAASWNGRRRRPAPDPVNSALDYTYALLLGECVRGLAACGLDPHAGFLHSSSRNKPSLALDLMEEFRSPVADSTVVRSFRNGELAESDFLNVMGAFRLTDRGRKQLIAGFERRLETSFRHPVFGYDTTWRRCIEIQARMILGVIDGTQPSYKGVVVR; encoded by the coding sequence ATGCCCCTGAACGCTGGCTCTGTGACTCATCCGCTCCCATCCCGCTACCGGAGGACGACGAGAGGGGGCTCCATGGCGGACTTGGCCATCGCTGACGCGATTCCGATCAGCTTGGTTCTCCACACGGTCTTCTGTCCGCGCAGAGCGTGGCTGGAGTCTGTTGGGGAGAGGACCGACACAATGCAGATGCAGGCCGGAGCGTCAGCGCACCATCGTGCTGACAACCCCAGGCAGAGCAGGTCGTCGGAGCATCGAGCGGTTGACATTCGCTCTGACCGTCTCGGTCTGTCCGGACGTTGTGATGTCGTTGAAGGCGTTGAGGGAGGCCCGCTCACCTTGGTCGAGTACAAGGCGACTCCTGTTCGGAAGCGGCCGGTGGTGACTGAAGCCAATAGGGTCCAGCTGGCTTTGCAGAGGTTGTGTCTCGAAGAGATGGGACAGAAGGTTGCAGGCATGGAGGTCTATTTCACGGGGCATCGTCGGCGAGTCGAAGTGGAGCTCACTGTGGACGACATCGCCCAAGCCGAACTGGCGGTGACCCGCACCCGAGAAGTCATCGCCAGCTCTTCGGCCCCCGAACCGTTGGTTGAGGACCGACGTTGCGACTGGTGTTCTCACGTTTCCGTCTGCCTTCCGGACGAACGTCGTGAACACGAGGTCCGACGCCGGGTGCTGGCTTCCTCGCCTGATGCGCAGATCGTCCATCTGTTGACTCCGGGCTCACGGGCGTCTGTGCGAGGCGGACGTCTCGAGGTGAAGAAGGCAGATGAAACGCTGATGACAGTGCCCATGGAGAGGGTTCTGGGGCTTGTCGTGCATGGGAATGCTGACGTTTCCTCGGCCCTGCTGCGTGAGCTCCACTGGAACAACCGGAGTGTTGTGTGGTGCTCGTGGTCAGGTCGTGTCATCGGCTGGTCCCATGGAGCCGACTCTCCGAATGGACTTCAGCGAGTTCAGCAGCACTTGGCAAGTGCGCAGGGACGACTCGACATCGCTCAGCAGATGGTGAGTGCGAAGATTGCGAACCAGGCCACACTCCTGCGTCGAAACGGCGACAACGCGGAGGGCGTTGCAACGATGCGCCGACTCCAGCGCATCGCACTGGAATCCGAGTCCCTCACGGATCTCTTGGGAATTGAGGGTGAGGCGGCGGGAATCTACTTCAGCGCCTTCGACACAATGCTCGGCGGTAGGACAGCTGCGTTCGCTGCTGCGAGTTGGAACGGGCGCAGGCGACGCCCTGCACCGGATCCTGTGAACTCGGCTCTCGACTACACGTACGCACTTCTGCTTGGTGAGTGTGTGCGAGGATTGGCGGCTTGCGGCCTCGACCCCCATGCAGGGTTCCTGCATTCGAGTTCGCGAAACAAGCCGTCCTTGGCGCTGGACCTCATGGAGGAATTCAGGTCGCCGGTGGCGGACTCCACGGTGGTTCGCTCCTTCAGGAACGGCGAACTCGCAGAGTCGGACTTCCTCAATGTCATGGGTGCCTTTCGGCTGACCGACCGAGGGCGGAAGCAGCTGATCGCAGGATTTGAGCGGCGCTTGGAGACCTCGTTCCGCCATCCTGTTTTCGGGTATGACACCACGTGGCGTCGGTGTATCGAGATCCAGGCTCGGATGATCCTCGGCGTGATCGATGGCACTCAGCCTTCGTACAAAGGGGTAGTGGTTCGCTGA
- the csb2 gene encoding type I-U CRISPR-associated protein Csb2, whose amino-acid sequence MPSIGIQARFPLGVYHGHTSDGSPDPFPTPVRLFSALFSAACTGSSATPDGQASAEALEALAWLEGHSPEGLLFPATMPVGEDRQTIVSYRYTGAFKNGKEPKKASKAISDGMAVHGAVGWTWSGMSDRVRDTLAVLCEDVPHLGEMDSPVILEVTEMEPNWVWDPDATAFSTGGRQIPVPVEGRMRVLEELHAQERPTEAPSASDDKMNQAEAVRVFPVSTKGVELRRYGPNTTILTHGSSPWRDALVMSVDSAGSSIPSEQRLDWCVAFHKALISRIGNDAPAIVTGHYDLDVPLPANRIAIQYLPASLLNRSQVLLDEGISGVFLVMLPGGMTSDDLGAVFTAFAGMTRLRSRWGALRLRPHDELVSASTFWKPCNPGSLRLWSPTPVAVPEVTRQRGEWTFEDAIMLSLGFVWRDELGPVSKGSAGYRTLVDRVREKGPRVVMYHRVVKHPSAYAHRMPQGMVAQPYIAQIDAGRLFGEQELVAIGQSRHLGGGLLVPIDVPAEFVRGMER is encoded by the coding sequence ATGCCGTCTATTGGAATCCAGGCTCGTTTCCCGTTGGGGGTGTACCATGGTCATACCTCAGACGGAAGTCCCGACCCATTTCCGACGCCAGTCCGCCTGTTTTCCGCATTGTTCAGTGCGGCCTGCACGGGAAGCAGTGCCACGCCCGATGGTCAAGCCTCTGCCGAGGCCCTCGAAGCTCTGGCATGGCTCGAGGGGCATTCTCCAGAGGGTCTCCTGTTTCCTGCAACCATGCCAGTCGGAGAAGACCGGCAGACAATTGTTTCCTACCGATACACTGGTGCCTTCAAGAATGGGAAGGAGCCCAAGAAGGCTTCGAAGGCCATATCGGATGGCATGGCTGTCCATGGCGCGGTCGGGTGGACATGGAGCGGGATGTCCGACCGCGTCCGTGACACGCTCGCCGTCCTTTGCGAGGATGTCCCTCACTTGGGTGAAATGGACAGCCCAGTCATCCTCGAGGTCACAGAGATGGAACCGAACTGGGTGTGGGACCCAGACGCAACGGCCTTCTCCACTGGTGGACGTCAGATTCCTGTCCCGGTTGAAGGCCGCATGCGCGTGCTTGAAGAACTCCACGCTCAGGAGAGACCGACGGAGGCCCCATCTGCGAGTGACGACAAGATGAATCAAGCGGAAGCCGTGAGAGTCTTTCCGGTTTCGACAAAAGGCGTCGAACTTCGTCGCTATGGTCCCAACACGACAATCCTGACGCATGGTTCATCACCCTGGCGTGACGCCCTCGTGATGTCGGTCGACTCAGCAGGTTCGAGCATTCCTTCGGAGCAACGTCTTGACTGGTGTGTTGCCTTCCACAAGGCTCTCATCTCTCGCATCGGCAACGATGCTCCAGCGATCGTCACCGGACACTACGATCTCGATGTTCCGCTTCCTGCGAACAGGATCGCGATCCAGTACCTGCCGGCCTCTCTTCTCAACCGATCGCAGGTTCTCCTGGACGAAGGTATCTCGGGTGTTTTCCTCGTCATGTTGCCAGGAGGGATGACCAGTGATGACTTGGGTGCAGTCTTCACTGCGTTCGCGGGGATGACTCGGCTACGCAGTCGGTGGGGTGCACTTCGGCTGCGACCGCATGACGAGCTGGTGTCAGCCTCGACATTCTGGAAACCGTGCAATCCGGGCTCTCTTCGGCTATGGTCGCCCACGCCGGTTGCCGTGCCCGAAGTGACGCGTCAGAGGGGCGAATGGACCTTCGAAGACGCCATCATGCTCTCACTGGGTTTCGTGTGGAGGGATGAACTGGGCCCAGTGTCCAAGGGCTCGGCGGGATACCGAACGCTTGTCGATCGCGTTCGTGAGAAGGGCCCGCGAGTCGTGATGTACCACAGGGTCGTGAAGCACCCGTCAGCCTACGCTCACCGTATGCCACAAGGGATGGTCGCTCAACCCTACATAGCGCAGATTGACGCGGGACGTCTTTTCGGGGAACAAGAGCTTGTGGCAATCGGGCAGAGCCGCCACCTGGGTGGAGGCCTCCTTGTCCCCATTGACGTCCCGGCCGAATTCGTGCGAGGAATGGAGAGGTGA
- a CDS encoding FadR/GntR family transcriptional regulator, whose translation MSNLTRMGAVDVAREGLCRMIAEGDLHAGDVLPSEADLCTQLGVSRPSLREAMQTLATVGVLETGNGRRPRLTDLSAPHVFSGFAAVVPLLPLDSYLELLGLRELLEGHLAALAAARMDSDGARELLDIAEELSRTPPSPAAQDMDSHFHDAIGGGADDPMSATLSEIIRSRGKDFDIHGAGLDEGVKSSSDQSHLRIARAVIDRDPTCARSLAMEHVRATRYWLQALHPSPHLFRRATDGDRAAEGPS comes from the coding sequence GTGAGTAATCTCACTCGCATGGGAGCCGTGGACGTCGCCAGAGAAGGCCTGTGCCGGATGATCGCCGAGGGAGACCTGCATGCGGGCGACGTCCTGCCCAGCGAAGCCGACCTGTGCACCCAACTCGGGGTGTCACGACCCTCGCTACGTGAAGCCATGCAGACCTTGGCCACAGTGGGTGTACTCGAAACCGGCAACGGGCGCCGCCCTCGTCTGACGGACCTGTCCGCCCCGCACGTCTTCAGCGGATTCGCCGCCGTGGTCCCCCTGCTTCCCCTGGACTCCTACCTGGAACTACTGGGGTTGCGTGAACTGCTCGAAGGCCACTTGGCCGCCCTGGCCGCCGCACGCATGGACTCCGACGGCGCCCGAGAACTTCTCGACATCGCCGAGGAACTCTCACGGACACCACCTTCACCGGCCGCCCAGGACATGGACTCGCATTTCCATGACGCGATCGGAGGCGGCGCCGACGACCCGATGAGCGCCACCTTGTCGGAGATCATCCGCTCGCGCGGCAAGGACTTCGACATTCATGGCGCCGGCCTGGACGAAGGCGTCAAGTCCTCCAGCGACCAGTCCCACCTGCGCATTGCCCGGGCCGTCATCGACCGGGATCCCACGTGCGCGCGTTCCCTGGCGATGGAGCACGTGCGCGCGACCCGCTACTGGCTGCAGGCCCTGCACCCGAGTCCTCACCTGTTCCGGCGGGCCACAGATGGGGATCGTGCAGCCGAGGGGCCCTCATGA
- the cas3u gene encoding type I-U CRISPR-associated helicase/endonuclease Cas3, translating to MKPVVAIDEFGDFFAAIHGGSRPFVWQEDLLREVSSTGMWPDQIAAPTGSGKSSVVEVHVFANALAACGTGARVPRRLAIVVNRRALTDAHADRVTRIQELLEEPVETDGILTRVRDALVSLRPQGAQNRQPLVSTVMRGAAAIDRRWLDAPEACAVLCMTPAMWASSLLFRSYGASEFARPRLAGLLALDAAVVIDEAHLSRQILVTAKRATELSQSGAELIGVPGLQVVEMTATPTGSPERPIGVTRSRLDADPRLRARVCASKAVTYAPTVTWPASGKLSKDYRDFIVGHVIAQVELAKQWAPDGSRTVGCIVNRVASAVALAAELRKKGLRCATWVGRMRPWDLKALRNSTPGLFTTEGSADIDVLVATQTVEVGVDLDLAALVTELASGSALAQRAGRVNRMGLRPRGPVVVVGPDTRTEIRKDLLPYRAADLRDARSWVCEHEASGSISPLSVCEAPPSPDERRRVLWQRPEPWDVALWSRTSQHLVVEPDLDLWLRDDLEPDVEGVGVVVRDLPKSLDSIGCETLLTEVPPIDDEVYPAEIGTLRTIVTKLAGADGAPLEHSVLWRTGAAVPHWQTCLIEGPDAAARVLQPGDILVLDSSVGFLTEGVAVDTGRELGVPVPFADHPSRPTVITDPDELESFIGLDAGEIQERLGGIVNLPPAWDDACGPAWIVLRQDECVESDTDEASSISRHTAVPLDEHNTDVARRASELAGAIGMDASCAALLGKAGLWHDVGKEDHRFQRLLGQHDRAVLTPLAKSGMRSRREMWHALMGSGLPSGWRHELVSAAAYWVKDRDPLASEDRDLVTRLIGTSHGRGRPIFDHDPQTAGPMYMAALNELVGEGEWESLIARTDRRWGHWGVAYLEAVLRAADCTISSEGK from the coding sequence GTGAAGCCTGTGGTTGCAATTGATGAGTTCGGTGACTTTTTCGCCGCGATTCACGGGGGTTCCCGCCCATTCGTCTGGCAGGAAGACCTGCTCCGAGAGGTCTCATCCACTGGCATGTGGCCCGACCAGATTGCAGCTCCTACCGGCTCTGGAAAGTCGTCCGTGGTTGAGGTTCATGTTTTTGCCAATGCGCTTGCAGCTTGCGGCACCGGTGCGCGTGTGCCTCGTCGACTGGCGATTGTCGTCAACCGACGCGCCTTGACTGACGCCCATGCGGACCGCGTCACTCGTATCCAAGAACTTCTCGAAGAGCCCGTCGAAACTGATGGGATCCTCACGCGAGTTCGAGACGCGCTCGTTTCCCTTCGCCCCCAAGGGGCACAGAATCGTCAGCCTCTGGTGTCCACTGTGATGCGTGGCGCAGCCGCAATCGACCGCCGGTGGCTCGACGCACCTGAAGCGTGCGCAGTCCTGTGCATGACCCCCGCGATGTGGGCATCCAGTCTGTTGTTCCGCTCCTACGGCGCCTCGGAGTTCGCGCGACCGCGCTTGGCGGGACTCCTCGCTCTGGATGCGGCTGTGGTCATCGACGAGGCGCACCTCTCCCGCCAGATCCTCGTGACCGCCAAGCGAGCGACTGAGCTTTCGCAAAGTGGGGCGGAGCTGATCGGTGTCCCCGGTCTGCAAGTCGTCGAAATGACAGCCACCCCGACCGGATCGCCAGAGCGGCCGATTGGTGTCACGCGCAGTCGTCTTGACGCTGATCCCCGCCTCCGTGCACGAGTGTGTGCCTCGAAAGCCGTCACTTACGCGCCGACGGTCACATGGCCCGCCAGTGGAAAACTCTCGAAGGACTACCGAGATTTCATTGTCGGGCATGTGATCGCCCAAGTCGAGTTGGCCAAGCAGTGGGCGCCCGATGGATCACGAACAGTGGGGTGCATCGTCAACCGAGTAGCTTCTGCGGTTGCCCTTGCCGCCGAACTGCGCAAGAAGGGGCTTCGGTGTGCCACTTGGGTGGGGCGCATGAGGCCGTGGGATCTCAAAGCGCTGAGGAACTCCACGCCCGGTCTCTTCACCACAGAAGGCTCAGCTGACATCGATGTTCTTGTCGCCACACAGACAGTTGAAGTCGGCGTCGACTTGGATCTGGCTGCCCTGGTGACAGAACTGGCTTCGGGGAGTGCATTGGCACAACGCGCAGGTCGAGTGAACCGTATGGGCCTACGACCTCGCGGACCTGTTGTGGTGGTCGGACCGGATACTCGAACCGAAATCCGCAAAGACCTGCTGCCCTACCGAGCTGCCGACCTTCGGGATGCCCGCTCCTGGGTGTGTGAACACGAAGCCTCGGGCAGCATTTCTCCCTTGTCCGTCTGTGAAGCTCCGCCCTCGCCCGATGAACGTCGGAGGGTTCTTTGGCAGCGTCCGGAGCCCTGGGACGTGGCGCTGTGGTCGCGAACCTCACAGCACCTGGTCGTCGAACCCGACCTTGACCTGTGGTTGCGGGACGATCTGGAGCCGGACGTCGAAGGTGTTGGCGTCGTGGTTCGTGACCTGCCGAAGTCCCTCGACTCGATCGGATGCGAGACACTTCTCACCGAGGTGCCCCCCATCGATGACGAGGTTTATCCCGCGGAGATCGGCACCCTGCGGACCATCGTCACCAAGCTTGCAGGAGCTGACGGTGCTCCCTTGGAGCATTCGGTACTTTGGCGCACCGGCGCAGCGGTGCCGCACTGGCAAACCTGCCTCATCGAGGGGCCGGATGCAGCTGCACGGGTACTGCAACCAGGTGACATCCTTGTACTCGACTCGTCGGTCGGATTTCTGACCGAAGGCGTCGCCGTCGACACGGGACGGGAACTTGGAGTGCCCGTCCCATTTGCCGACCATCCGTCGAGGCCCACCGTCATCACAGACCCTGATGAACTGGAGTCGTTCATCGGTCTGGATGCCGGTGAGATCCAGGAACGCTTGGGAGGGATCGTCAACCTGCCGCCAGCATGGGACGACGCCTGCGGGCCAGCATGGATTGTCCTTCGCCAGGATGAATGCGTCGAGTCCGACACTGACGAAGCGTCGAGCATCTCTCGCCATACGGCGGTTCCGCTCGACGAACACAACACAGATGTGGCCCGCCGTGCGTCCGAGCTCGCGGGAGCGATCGGAATGGATGCTTCGTGTGCCGCGCTTCTGGGCAAGGCGGGCCTTTGGCATGACGTCGGTAAGGAGGACCACCGATTCCAGCGGTTGTTGGGACAGCATGACCGGGCGGTTCTTACGCCGCTGGCGAAGAGTGGTATGCGTAGTCGTCGTGAGATGTGGCATGCATTGATGGGTTCTGGTCTGCCCTCAGGCTGGCGCCACGAGTTGGTTTCAGCTGCTGCCTACTGGGTGAAGGACAGGGATCCGCTGGCTTCCGAAGATCGCGATCTTGTCACGCGCTTGATCGGAACCAGCCATGGACGAGGACGCCCGATCTTCGATCACGATCCGCAAACCGCCGGCCCAATGTACATGGCTGCGCTCAACGAACTCGTCGGCGAGGGCGAATGGGAATCGCTGATTGCGAGGACTGACCGCAGATGGGGCCACTGGGGTGTGGCGTATTTGGAGGCTGTTCTCCGGGCTGCTGACTGCACGATTTCCTCGGAAGGGAAGTGA
- a CDS encoding BCCT family transporter, with the protein MPPRPVADLRTAAVATKVERKESVLVPDRDGEALPLPSEVPMPSRAHMRHGDAPAPSQRPTTTRGFRASLRQRLRTRPRAGLQVNVPVFLTAAALIIAVATAAIIAPMQVAGAFGIAVAWAGRTFGSFYILLATTVLLLVLTLALSRWGRVRLGSDTSRPEFSTGAWAAMLFAAGISTDIMFYAVAEPIAQYMAPPDPSHAQSIDAAREAVVLTLFHYGLHGWGLYALLGMALAYFAHRRGRPLSVREPLRPLLGRHVDGPMGHAVDAAALVGGVFGIATSLGIGIVQLNVGLELVLGLPSGVATQIGLLVVGVTMAALSAVSGVAKGVKVLSAVNVYLAATLAAWVLVTGRTTFLIDAVVQNLGDFARLFPALSLETYAWSRPDDWLNSWTLFFWAWWITWAAFVGLFLARISRGRTIRQFVLGSLSIPFAYVVMWVGVFGNSALELVLGPGALGGMGASGGSGASGAVDSSGAVDASGAAVTAGALGGAGKEFADTVMARPEQGIYLLLQHFPGAPVLILLAVAVGLLFYVTSADSGALVMAELSTRQVAGPVWGGDQGGATDTGLARSERSAEFAGDGIGTEGVGALADGADAEGVGALADGADADGVGALSDDSSGFDAMAVPVESQDPPRRLRIFWAAVTGVLTLAMLLAGGIPVLQAATVVMALPFSFVVIAVAVGLVKELRKQEG; encoded by the coding sequence ATGCCACCCCGACCTGTCGCGGACTTGCGCACGGCAGCGGTTGCGACGAAAGTTGAACGCAAGGAGTCCGTCCTCGTCCCCGATCGGGACGGCGAGGCCCTGCCACTGCCCTCGGAGGTGCCGATGCCGTCCCGCGCCCACATGCGCCACGGTGACGCCCCTGCGCCCTCCCAGCGGCCGACCACCACTCGCGGTTTCAGGGCGAGCCTCCGTCAACGTCTGCGGACACGACCGCGCGCCGGATTGCAGGTCAATGTGCCGGTCTTCCTGACCGCCGCGGCCCTCATCATCGCCGTCGCCACAGCCGCCATCATCGCTCCCATGCAGGTCGCGGGCGCTTTCGGGATCGCGGTCGCCTGGGCGGGACGCACCTTCGGATCCTTCTACATCCTGCTGGCCACCACGGTCCTGCTTCTGGTGCTCACCCTGGCGCTCAGCCGATGGGGGCGGGTGCGCCTGGGCTCGGACACCTCGCGTCCGGAATTCTCCACCGGAGCGTGGGCGGCCATGCTCTTCGCCGCAGGCATCAGCACCGACATCATGTTCTACGCGGTGGCCGAGCCGATCGCCCAGTACATGGCGCCCCCCGACCCCTCGCACGCGCAAAGCATCGACGCCGCCCGTGAGGCCGTGGTACTGACCCTGTTCCACTACGGGCTGCACGGCTGGGGTCTGTACGCGCTGCTGGGAATGGCGTTGGCCTACTTTGCCCACAGGCGTGGCCGCCCCTTGTCCGTTCGCGAGCCGCTGCGGCCCCTGCTGGGCCGACACGTCGACGGGCCCATGGGACACGCGGTGGATGCTGCGGCGCTGGTCGGAGGCGTCTTCGGCATCGCCACCTCGCTGGGCATCGGCATCGTCCAGTTGAATGTGGGCCTGGAACTGGTCCTGGGCCTGCCCAGCGGTGTGGCCACACAGATCGGCCTGCTGGTCGTCGGAGTGACCATGGCAGCACTGTCGGCCGTCTCCGGTGTGGCCAAAGGCGTGAAGGTCCTGTCCGCGGTGAATGTCTACTTGGCGGCCACCTTGGCCGCGTGGGTCCTGGTGACCGGGCGCACCACTTTCCTCATTGACGCTGTCGTCCAGAATCTGGGGGATTTCGCGCGCTTGTTCCCGGCCCTGTCGTTGGAGACCTACGCCTGGTCACGGCCCGACGATTGGTTGAACTCGTGGACCCTGTTCTTCTGGGCGTGGTGGATCACATGGGCGGCTTTCGTCGGCCTGTTCCTGGCGAGGATCTCTCGCGGGCGGACAATTCGCCAGTTCGTCCTGGGCTCCCTGTCGATTCCTTTCGCCTATGTCGTCATGTGGGTGGGGGTGTTCGGGAATTCGGCGCTGGAACTGGTCCTGGGCCCGGGGGCGCTCGGGGGCATGGGGGCTTCCGGGGGTTCCGGCGCTTCGGGAGCTGTCGACAGCTCGGGTGCCGTCGACGCTTCTGGGGCAGCCGTCACCGCCGGCGCATTGGGCGGTGCCGGCAAGGAGTTCGCCGACACGGTCATGGCCAGGCCTGAACAGGGCATCTACCTGCTGTTGCAGCACTTCCCCGGCGCACCGGTGCTGATCCTGTTGGCTGTGGCCGTGGGATTGCTGTTCTACGTCACCAGCGCAGACTCCGGGGCCTTGGTCATGGCGGAGTTGTCCACCCGCCAGGTGGCCGGCCCCGTCTGGGGCGGGGACCAGGGCGGGGCCACGGACACGGGATTGGCGCGCTCTGAGCGCTCTGCTGAGTTTGCGGGGGACGGGATCGGCACCGAGGGGGTGGGTGCACTCGCGGACGGGGCCGACGCCGAAGGGGTGGGCGCACTCGCGGACGGGGCCGACGCCGATGGGGTGGGCGCACTTTCGGACGACTCGTCCGGATTCGACGCGATGGCCGTGCCCGTCGAATCCCAGGATCCTCCCCGCAGGTTGAGGATATTCTGGGCAGCCGTCACTGGAGTACTGACTCTGGCAATGCTGCTGGCGGGCGGCATTCCGGTCCTGCAGGCGGCGACGGTTGTCATGGCGTTGCCCTTCAGCTTCGTGGTCATCGCTGTGGCCGTCGGCCTCGTGAAGGAGCTCCGCAAACAGGAAGGCTGA